From a region of the Neobacillus niacini genome:
- the dtd gene encoding D-aminoacyl-tRNA deacylase, whose protein sequence is MRVVVQRSKKAKVTVNEEVTGQISKGLVLLVGVTHQDTEEDAAFLADKIANLRIFEDEAGKMNLSLLDVGGEILSVSQFTLYGDCRKGRRPNFMEAARPEQAIQLYEGFNGLLREKGIKVETGIFGAMMDVELINDGPVTLIVESKS, encoded by the coding sequence ATGCGAGTTGTTGTACAGCGCAGTAAAAAGGCAAAGGTGACCGTTAACGAAGAAGTAACGGGACAAATTTCAAAAGGTCTGGTCCTTCTTGTAGGGGTAACACATCAGGATACAGAAGAAGACGCAGCTTTTTTAGCAGATAAAATAGCAAATCTACGGATATTTGAAGATGAAGCTGGGAAGATGAATTTATCCTTATTAGATGTTGGCGGTGAAATTCTTTCTGTCTCTCAATTTACCTTGTATGGTGATTGCCGTAAAGGAAGAAGACCTAATTTTATGGAAGCTGCTAGACCAGAACAGGCAATCCAGCTATATGAAGGATTCAATGGATTATTACGCGAAAAAGGTATCAAGGTAGAAACAGGTATCTTTGGGGCGATGATGGACGTCGAATTAATTAATGATGGTCCTGTTACACTAATTGTAGAGAGCAAAAGTTAA
- a CDS encoding SH3 domain-containing protein — protein MLKRFIRSLVCFTVFFGVFLPFDISLAANGTVTIVENTVNVRNGPGLSYQLVKQAKKGEKFTIIREQGDWIEIQLSAAKTGWVANWVVSETSNGTTTTGSSNSNKSTAEANSNQLRVRSGPGTSFRIIGYLNKGQAVSVIDDNENWVKISASFGEGWVAREYLDFNDRSTNTSKEENNNKSIGAGNVTDTLNVRNEPSSTGRVIGKLAKGTSITIYSKKNNWIEIKYENQRAWISADYVQFGNDNKQTNPTNETMGTVTASNLSVRSDSSLNSDIIGSITQGEKFTILEEKNNWFKIEFKPGKTGWAAGWYFNKDKANTTQLAKDSKVTILHNGTNIRKDPTDQSNVLQRANEGESFTISSVENDWYEITLPNGTNGYIAGWLVTTNGTGPGIDKQGTEAYLSSKTIVIDPGHGGIDTGATGAGGTLEKQLTLRTAKLLSDKLKAAGANVFLTRSNDSYLPLPSRVRMASVHQSDAFISLHYDSNLDRSVRGTTGYYYHDFQKRLAEYVYNSTNAETRLKGRGVRSGDYHVIRENTREAVLMELGYLSNSAEEMTLTSGQFQENAATGLYNGLARYFKEQ, from the coding sequence ATGTTAAAGAGATTTATACGTTCGTTAGTATGTTTCACAGTCTTCTTCGGAGTTTTCCTTCCGTTTGATATAAGTTTGGCAGCAAACGGGACGGTCACTATAGTAGAGAATACGGTTAATGTCCGCAATGGCCCAGGCTTAAGCTACCAGCTTGTGAAGCAAGCAAAAAAGGGAGAAAAATTCACTATTATAAGAGAGCAAGGCGATTGGATTGAAATTCAGCTTTCCGCTGCGAAAACAGGCTGGGTAGCCAATTGGGTGGTATCCGAAACTTCAAACGGGACAACGACAACTGGGTCTAGCAACTCAAATAAATCGACTGCTGAAGCAAACAGCAATCAATTACGTGTGCGTTCCGGACCGGGAACTAGTTTCCGTATCATCGGATATTTAAATAAAGGACAAGCTGTCAGCGTTATAGATGATAATGAAAACTGGGTAAAAATCTCTGCAAGCTTCGGGGAAGGCTGGGTTGCACGAGAATATCTTGATTTCAACGATAGATCTACTAATACTTCCAAAGAAGAAAATAATAATAAATCGATTGGTGCAGGTAACGTAACAGATACGTTGAATGTCCGAAATGAGCCTTCTTCCACAGGTAGGGTGATCGGGAAACTAGCAAAAGGGACTTCTATAACGATTTATTCAAAAAAGAATAATTGGATAGAAATAAAGTACGAAAACCAAAGGGCATGGATTAGTGCGGATTACGTTCAATTCGGAAACGACAATAAGCAAACCAATCCTACTAATGAAACAATGGGGACAGTAACTGCTAGCAATCTTAGTGTCCGCAGCGATTCTTCCTTAAACTCGGACATTATTGGTTCCATTACACAGGGAGAGAAATTTACCATTCTGGAAGAAAAAAATAATTGGTTTAAAATTGAATTTAAACCTGGAAAAACCGGCTGGGCAGCAGGCTGGTATTTCAACAAGGATAAAGCAAACACTACCCAACTTGCTAAAGACAGCAAAGTTACCATACTACATAATGGAACAAATATTAGGAAAGACCCTACTGACCAATCAAATGTGCTTCAACGTGCCAATGAAGGAGAGTCCTTTACAATAAGCAGCGTTGAAAATGATTGGTACGAAATTACATTACCGAACGGAACAAATGGATATATTGCAGGCTGGCTCGTAACAACCAATGGAACTGGACCTGGAATTGATAAACAAGGGACAGAGGCTTATTTAAGTTCCAAGACCATTGTGATTGACCCTGGACATGGTGGAATTGATACCGGGGCTACTGGCGCAGGAGGAACACTTGAAAAACAATTAACGCTGCGTACTGCGAAGCTACTATCGGATAAGTTAAAAGCTGCTGGAGCCAATGTTTTTCTTACAAGAAGCAACGATTCATACCTTCCACTGCCATCGAGAGTAAGAATGGCAAGTGTTCATCAATCAGATGCGTTTATTAGCCTGCATTATGATAGTAATCTAGATCGAAGCGTCCGGGGGACAACAGGCTATTACTATCATGATTTTCAAAAGAGACTCGCCGAATATGTTTATAATTCAACCAATGCAGAGACCAGGTTAAAAGGCCGCGGTGTCCGTTCTGGTGACTACCATGTCATTCGCGAGAATACAAGGGAAGCGGTACTCATGGAATTGGGCTACTTAAGTAATTCAGCAGAGGAAATGACCCTAACTTCAGGGCAATTCCAAGAAAATGCAGCAACGGGTCTATATAATGGACTTGCCCGATACTTTAAGGAACAATAA
- the hisS gene encoding histidine--tRNA ligase — MSISIPRGTQDILPGEVEKWQLIEAKARELCEKYQYQEIRTPIFEQTDLFARGVGDTTDIVQKEMYTFDDRGGRSLTLRPEGTAAVVRSFVEKKMFGYPNQPVKLYYMGPMFRYERPQAGRFRQFVQFGIEALGSNDPAIDAEVISLAMNLYKEMGLKKLKLVINSLGDKESRTSHRNALVNHFQPRIGEFCQDCQNRLEKNPLRILDCKQDHSHELMKSAPSIIDYLNDDSKAYFEKLQKYLTQLEIEFVVDPNLVRGLDYYNHTAFEIMSDAEGFGAITTLCGGGRYNGLAEEMGGPETPGIGFAMSIERFIAALKAEGIELEINQGIDCYLAALGDEAKDYTVGLLQKLRLAGVSCERDYLNRKIKAQFKAADRLNAKYVAVLGDEELANNKINLKNMATGEQVEIDLTQFVEYFQELKR; from the coding sequence ATGTCGATTAGCATTCCAAGAGGCACGCAGGACATTCTGCCTGGAGAGGTAGAAAAATGGCAGCTGATTGAAGCAAAAGCGAGAGAGCTTTGTGAAAAATATCAATATCAAGAAATCCGCACTCCAATCTTCGAACAAACAGATTTATTTGCTCGTGGTGTTGGTGATACCACTGATATTGTCCAGAAGGAAATGTACACATTCGATGATCGTGGCGGCCGCAGCCTCACACTAAGACCAGAAGGTACTGCTGCTGTTGTAAGGTCGTTTGTTGAGAAAAAGATGTTTGGTTATCCAAATCAACCGGTTAAGCTTTATTATATGGGACCGATGTTCCGCTACGAACGTCCCCAAGCAGGACGTTTCCGTCAATTTGTTCAATTTGGCATCGAAGCATTGGGAAGTAACGACCCAGCAATTGATGCAGAAGTTATTTCTCTTGCAATGAACCTATACAAGGAAATGGGCTTGAAAAAGTTAAAGCTTGTGATCAATAGTCTTGGAGATAAGGAGAGCAGAACCTCTCACCGCAATGCCTTAGTCAATCATTTTCAGCCAAGAATCGGAGAGTTTTGTCAAGACTGCCAAAACCGCCTTGAAAAAAATCCGTTAAGAATTCTCGATTGCAAGCAGGATCACAGTCATGAATTAATGAAATCCGCTCCTTCGATTATTGATTATCTCAATGATGATTCTAAGGCATATTTTGAAAAATTACAGAAGTATTTAACACAGTTAGAAATTGAGTTTGTAGTCGATCCGAATCTAGTACGCGGGTTGGATTATTATAATCACACGGCTTTTGAAATTATGAGCGATGCCGAGGGCTTTGGAGCGATCACTACATTATGCGGCGGCGGTCGTTATAACGGTTTAGCCGAAGAAATGGGCGGCCCAGAAACTCCGGGAATTGGTTTTGCGATGAGTATTGAACGCTTTATTGCGGCGCTCAAGGCTGAAGGAATTGAGCTGGAAATCAATCAAGGCATTGATTGTTATTTAGCTGCATTGGGTGATGAAGCAAAGGATTATACAGTAGGACTCCTACAGAAACTTCGACTTGCTGGTGTTTCTTGTGAGCGAGACTATTTAAACCGAAAAATTAAAGCACAATTTAAAGCTGCTGACCGCCTAAATGCAAAATATGTTGCGGTTCTAGGTGACGAAGAGCTTGCGAATAATAAAATTAATCTAAAAAATATGGCCACGGGTGAGCAAGTGGAAATAGATTTAACACAGTTTGTAGAATATTTTCAAGAATTAAAGAGATAA
- the aspS gene encoding aspartate--tRNA ligase, producing the protein MYGRTYFCGDVPESAIGEKVTLKGWVSKRRDLGGLIFIDLRDRSGIVQVVFNPDVSKEALEIAEKIRSEYVLDIQGTVISREAGTINPNLKTGKIEVQAEMVTIINEAKTPPFTIADKTDVSEDVRLKYRYLDFRRPVIFETLKMRHQVTKHIRDFLDTKGFLDIETPILTKSTPEGARDYLVPSRVHPGEFYALPQSPQLFKQLLMLGGIERYYQIARCFRDEDLRADRQPEFTQIDIETSFLGQEDILGLMEKMMTGLMMEVKGVEIPAPFSRMTYDEAMSRFGSDKPDTRFGLELVDLSEVVKDSGFKVFAAAVANGGQVKGINVKGAAEKYSRKDIDALTEFVGVYGAKGLAWLKVDAEGLKGPIAKFFADADANALRTVLDANEGDLLLFVADKKNVVADALGALRLKLGKELGLIDQSKFNFLWITDWPLLEYGEEEGRYYAAHHPFTMPVREDLPYLDTDPARVRAQAYDLVLNGYELGGGSLRIFERSVQEKMFNVLGFTPEEAQEQFGFLLNAFEYGTPPHGGIALGLDRLVMLLAGSSNLRDTIAFPKTASASDLLTDAPGAVSEAQLKELHLSLNVTNKNG; encoded by the coding sequence ATGTATGGGAGAACGTATTTTTGTGGCGATGTGCCAGAATCAGCCATTGGTGAAAAAGTAACACTGAAAGGCTGGGTTTCAAAACGCCGCGACCTAGGTGGATTAATTTTTATCGATCTCCGCGATCGTTCAGGTATTGTTCAAGTTGTTTTCAATCCGGATGTATCAAAAGAAGCATTGGAAATTGCTGAGAAGATTCGCAGTGAGTATGTACTGGATATTCAAGGAACGGTCATTAGCCGTGAGGCTGGAACGATCAATCCTAATTTAAAAACTGGGAAGATTGAAGTTCAAGCTGAAATGGTAACGATCATTAACGAAGCAAAAACGCCGCCATTTACGATAGCAGATAAAACAGACGTATCTGAAGATGTGCGCCTGAAATACCGTTATTTAGACTTCCGTCGTCCGGTGATTTTTGAAACATTAAAAATGCGTCACCAAGTAACGAAGCACATCAGAGATTTCCTTGATACTAAAGGATTCTTAGATATTGAAACACCAATCTTAACAAAAAGCACTCCAGAGGGAGCCCGCGACTATCTCGTACCTAGCCGTGTTCATCCTGGTGAGTTTTATGCACTTCCACAATCACCACAGTTGTTCAAACAGCTGTTAATGCTTGGCGGAATTGAGCGTTACTATCAAATTGCCCGCTGTTTCCGTGATGAAGATTTACGGGCAGACCGTCAGCCTGAGTTTACACAAATCGATATTGAAACAAGCTTTCTTGGTCAAGAAGATATCTTGGGCTTAATGGAAAAAATGATGACTGGGTTGATGATGGAAGTTAAAGGGGTTGAGATTCCTGCTCCGTTTTCACGAATGACTTATGATGAGGCTATGAGCCGCTTTGGCTCGGATAAACCTGATACTCGTTTTGGACTTGAGCTGGTAGACCTTTCCGAAGTTGTTAAGGATTCAGGCTTTAAAGTCTTTGCTGCTGCAGTTGCGAATGGCGGTCAAGTAAAGGGTATTAACGTAAAAGGTGCTGCTGAAAAATATTCTCGTAAGGATATTGATGCGCTGACTGAATTTGTGGGAGTTTATGGTGCAAAAGGTCTTGCATGGCTGAAGGTAGACGCAGAGGGATTAAAAGGTCCGATTGCTAAATTCTTTGCAGACGCAGATGCTAATGCTTTAAGAACGGTATTAGATGCAAACGAAGGTGACCTTCTCCTATTTGTAGCCGACAAGAAAAATGTCGTTGCTGATGCCTTGGGAGCACTGCGTTTAAAGCTGGGTAAAGAATTAGGGCTAATCGATCAAAGTAAGTTTAATTTCCTATGGATTACCGATTGGCCATTGCTGGAATATGGTGAGGAAGAAGGCCGTTATTATGCGGCGCACCATCCGTTCACTATGCCGGTTAGAGAAGACCTGCCATACTTAGATACAGATCCTGCTAGAGTACGTGCACAGGCCTATGACCTTGTTCTAAATGGATATGAGCTCGGAGGAGGTTCATTAAGAATTTTTGAACGTTCTGTTCAAGAAAAAATGTTTAACGTGCTTGGATTCACACCTGAAGAAGCGCAAGAGCAATTTGGTTTCTTATTGAACGCTTTCGAATATGGTACACCGCCTCATGGTGGAATTGCACTTGGTTTGGACCGTTTGGTCATGCTGCTTGCAGGAAGTTCTAACCTGCGTGATACCATTGCTTTTCCAAAAACGGCTAGTGCCAGCGATTTATTGACAGACGCACCAGGTGCTGTTTCCGAAGCTCAATTAAAAGAACTTCATTTGTCACTAAATGTTACCAATAAAAATGGATAA